The Nymphaea colorata isolate Beijing-Zhang1983 chromosome 5, ASM883128v2, whole genome shotgun sequence DNA segment CTGATAAAAGTATGAGACTGACAATTTAACCCTTTCTGAAGAAAAAACTGTGTTGTTTGGTGTGGGGAAACATGTCTAATCAAATGCCATAAGTCAGGGCCCAATGACTGTCCAACCTAGCTTTTTAAGGTCCAGCTTTACCGTGCCTAAAACCAAAGACCAAACTTAATGCaagaaattaaaacttttatttgttaGGGATATAAATGGAAGCTTTTATTGCCTACCTTCTTTGCAATGTACCTTGCTTTGGCTTCAATTTACCGAGACCAATACGCCACTCTTTAACAAGCATATGCTCGATGTGGACCTTATTActatgcatatttactttaatgtTCACGTGTAGCATCTGTAGCATCTGTCATTATCTAATGTCCGTAGCATTTAAGATAATGATAAAAAGTGACAAAATAAtgacaaatgtatgagataacttTAAAGAGAGTTATGACATAATGtatataagataacaaaagaggtatgagataatgatcaATATATGAGATAACGTCAAACAAATGTATGGAATAATGTGAATGAGatagatatgagataataacagaCAATAATGTTAAACACAGGTACGAAGTGTGAGATAATGATATATGTATGACATAATATTATAAGCGGGACAAAAAAATCTAAGACACTTTTTTGTTGCTTAGAGGGGCACATTGGAACCgacaaattttacatttttttgtggttttcttttttttcacacaaaaagtttctttttgtattaatcgtgggtattttttgtcattattaaaatagaGCATGAAAAATTCATATGTAACCAGCTTTGCAATTTACCAACTCAAGACATGTTTGTCCAAAAAAGTTACTACAAGCCAAATgtggagcaagaaattttttttcatgatctCTGGGGCTGTCCTATATAACTATAATCAGATCCACCTAAGTTCAACCACTAATTTAAGGCTTTATAGAAACCCCCACCTATCTAATGCATGATAGAGTTAGTTGATCTAATTTGTGTGGCTCCCCTTATACGCGTGAACTGCATGGATCTAGAGCTTATGGCTATGATGGTGGGCGCTGGGGCATAGCTAAAACCCAAACGACAAGTGGTTGATAATACATAAATGCAAGGAGGTGCAATGCATGCTCTTGTACGTAACTAATTGATTTCTTTGACACTTTAACTTACCTATGAGTGAAACTAGCACTTCGTTTGCATGGTTAACACAAGATTAGGACATATGTAGAAAATGAGCGGGCCTGATTAAATGCTCGAAAAAAACTTACCTATTGGGACCGATCTTATTAATGTACATCACTACGTCACCCTCTTGTCAACGTCGCTAGGCGTAGAAGTAGAAGGTGGTTTTGCCGCCGGTTGATGCGATTGATCTTGGTGTTTGACTCCTCTGATTCAACGCTTCATCTTACTGACCTGTAGGTTAAACTTTTCACTTCCATCGTCAACGCAAAGTTACAGACATGCCGAAAATTAATGACTCACGGCAGCATTGGAAACTATAAATACGTAGACATGACCACTGTATCTACATCTCTCCATCAAAGCGAGTGAACTTTACAGAGACAATTAGCTAGCAGCAAAGCCACCATGAAAGGCGTCAGCCAACCTTTTCATGCAGTCATGCTCCCATGGCTGGGTTTTGGTCACATCTGCCCATTTATCCAACTCTCTAACTTGCTTGTTGAACATGGCATCACCGTCACCTTCCTCTCTCCCCCGACTCTCGTGCCTAAGATCCGTCCAAGTCTCCACCCTTCCATTCCAATCGTCAGCTACGACCTCCCTCCCATCACCGGTCTCCCTCTTGGTGTTGAATCCACTGCCTCTGCTCTTTCTATGCGCCTGCTTCTCATGGAGGCCCTTGATGCCAGTGAGCCGCAGATTTCCAATATTCTGTGTAAACTTTCTCCTGAGGTCATCATCTTCGACTTTGTGTACCACTGGATTCCCCCGCTTGCTTGCTCCTTGGGAATCAAACCTGTCCTTTACTACATTGCCGCTGCCATTTCTGCTATGCCTATGAAGATCTTCACAGTGCTGCACCCGAGAAAGCTAGCTCTTACTGTCAGTGAGAGGCTTCCTGTCAGGTTTGTTTCAGCTATCACCAGCTTAAAGCCCTATGAAGCACGAGACTTGTTGCAGAACTTAAGGAAGCATCATAACTCGGGAATGTCCCCATGCTCCAGGATGCTCGCTGTCATGGCGCTGAGTTCTGCCATCATCATAAAAAGTGCCATGGAGATCGAGGACACGTACATCAAGTTCTTCTCATCCTTGACCGGAAAGCAGGTGCTCCCATGCGGGGCGCTCATGTCCAAGTCTCCGAGGGGAGAGCTCGAGGAACGATGGCAGCAATGGCTGAACAAGTTCCCAGTAGGATCTGTTGTCTTTTGCTCCTTCGGCAGTGAAGTTTGCTTCACAAATGAGCAGATCCTCGAGCTCATTGCGGGGCTAGAGATGAGTGGTGCACCATTTCTGGCAGTCCTGAATTTCACTGCATCTGGAGAGCATGCAGCGAAGCAGGAGATTGTGGGGGAAAGAATGGGAGGAAAGGGGATGGTGCATGCTGGATGGGTTCAACAACAGCATATTCTGAGGCATCCTTCTGTTGGTGTGCACATTAGTCATGGCGGCCTAAGCACAATGATGGAAGGCGTGGCAGGTGGTTGCCAAACGGTGCTGATCCAGCAGACAGCAGATCAGTTTATGAATGCAAAGTTGATGGTGAAGAGGCTTAAGGCTGGTGTTGCAGTTAAGAGGAGATCCAAGGACGGATGGTTTACCAGGGAAGCTGTGTGTGAGGCATTGAGAATGGTGACGGAGAATGACGGAGAGAAAACGAAGAAGATAAGAGCCAACAATGCCAAACTAAGGGAATTCTTGCTTAATGAAAGCGTCCAACAAGAATATATTAGGACTGTAATAGGGAAACTCCAAGAGTTGGTGCTATCACAGTCCTGTTGAAGTTGGTCACCCCATTTAgtgtatgttttttcttttcttgtgtgCCTAATGGCTGTTACACGATTGTTTCTTGTCTGTGAAGTTTGGTTAAGTTGCATTTGCAGAAAGTTGGTGTTGTCATGATCTTGTTGAAGACGGTCACCCATTGAATgaatgcttttccttttttgtgtgtCTGCTGCGCGTATTAATGACTGATACGCAACTGTCGCTAATTGTATGGGTAATTTAATTACTTTAGTTGCATCTGCAGTTTATGCATAATAATTTGCAACTGAAGGCAGGTTATCATCTCTCTGTTGCTAACTGTTGCTTTGTTAGGTTTCAATTCATATGGGAACTTCCACTCTCTCCCCCCACCACTCTCTCCCGGAGCTCAGCATTGTTGGTCGAGTTGATGCCTGATAAGTTTGGCTTTCTGCCCACCCTCGCTCTCTCTTGTCATGTGGCAAGGTGTGGATTCCATTTCCACAACTGTCAATTCACCTTCATCATGATTCTGATGAGTGAGTTCAACGATTGCCGGTGTTCGATCCAATGTTCAACAGATCGAAGGCACCTTTTCTTGGGGCTTAAGAACGTTACCTACAATCAACATGGCAATTGAGTTGACGGCCTTTTATATCTAGATTGACAACTCCAACGAAATGTGACCCAGCTAGATCAGACTTAATTAGGCCTGAAAACAAGCCGAGTCTCGAGACCTAAAATACTGCGCTCGAGCTCAAGTCAATAATATATCGAGGACTATCCGGAACCCAAAAATTTAATGCCATTCCACTTCCCAAGTGCCAAGTCTTTATTTATAAAAAGGTGCCAATGAATAAATATTGTTCATTAATAAATGCAAGAAACTAACCCATCAGAAAAAGTGGATgttttggaatttaaaaaaaaaggtgtgtCTTTTGtagtcattttatttttttatttttattttgatacttGTCTTTTGTTGAATATGGGGGTGCAAAGAAAAGGACTTCTCCtaaaaaaaatgagcatttaataaaaaaaaagtaacctTGGGTTGTGGTGTAtgtcaagagagagagacgtaaagGCGGAtcttttaataattaaaaaaataaacttggCTTACcgagagaattaaaaaaaatggaggcGGCTGAAAAGAAATTGCCGGCCTCCAATAGTTGACTGGGAAGCGTAAAAAGAGAAGTTAAATAAGGTTAAAGCGGAACGACCAGCTTGGCTTGAGTTTTACAAGTTGAATTGAGTGATGTGGGTTACATAAACGAGCCATTCCACAAACTCAAGATCCACTCCTTTATTGAGAAACTTGACTTGAACTAGGGCTGGAGACGAGCTTTTCTCCGACTCTTTGTTCACCTCAAGCCCTTTTGTTTTGTAGAGTATTTGTTGTCCATCCCCTGCCTGTTTAGTGGCTAATAAATTGCCAGAGATTGATGTCTCTTGCATGCGTGCAGGaaagtagaaaagaaaggaCATGTAGTAATGACAGCATTCACATAACTCGCCGTGGTGAGATGGTACTCCGGAAAAAGTAATGGTGGTTTAATTAAGTCACCAGATTTAATCGGTTAGAAAGACAGCTTTCTAGACTCCTAAAAATCTCCAAAATCTATAGTTTAAAGCATATTCTTGTCTAGAGGGTCTGACATTTAATACGTATTAATTGTTTATCAAATGGTCGACTACCAATGGAAACTTCTCCAACTaaactccttcctcttcttcataACGAGTTAGACAAGAAAAACAGGGAAGTAATTCAGTGCCCTGACGATTCCCTTGTTTAATTATTATGCACTGACCCGCCTGTTTAACACAGTAGGCTTGATCGAGACGCATGGAGATATGTCAAAAGGGGAAATGTATTTTGATTGCCTGAGTGTCACTCAAACGTAAGCTGGtgagatttttcttgttttcttcaattCGTGAGGATCTGCTGATATTGAAAGCTTGTTCTTTGGTTTTGGCTATGATCTGCAGTGATTCTTCAGGAAGCAGGCAAACGTTTTGCTGGTGAACAGATTTTCAGTTTCTCGTAAATATTCGTGCCAATGTGCCCTCctcttcagattttttttttttttttgttgattgtgGACATTGTACATCTCTATCGGAACTTCAAAGCTTGGATCTTTGGTTGTTACTCTAGAATATGTAACCGAGGTAaactttctatttctctctccaatAGATGCTCATAATGAGtgttaaattgaaaaaacagATACAATTATCCCAATGTTCTACCATTCGTCTGATATGAGGTAGGCTTTTTAGATGCTTATGAATTCAATTTGTTTGCGCAACACTAGTTATCGACCCCGGTCAGGTCAAGTGTTAATTTTTGCATGAACCAAAAAGCGTTAATAAGGTAAGGGGGGCCATGGTTGCTATGTCTAGGAGCAATATAGGTTTCACTCTCATGGGCATCACATTTTCCCCAATCCAAAGTTGGGTTTATCTCTTAAGTCAGATCGGGTTTTGGAAAGTTCTGCCGCTGTTTCTATGAGGGGTTAATTACCTCTTGGGGTTAGAGAAGACCTACTGGTTTTCTTGCCCTTCTTTCCATGTGGGTTCGAATTTAGATTTTGATGTGTTTCTTTGTCTCTTTCTCAGATATTCCTAGGTAGATTTGAAATCTTCCCATCTGAGATCTAAGGTTTTACGTTCCGGGGTGTCTTGGCACAGCAAAACAACAGTGTTAACCACAAAAGTGTCCGTAAAAGTTTTGTTGATGTTGTGCCTGATTCCAAAACTCGCGTCAGGAAGACGTTATTGTTGAAACCTTTATTGACATCGTGTAGCTCGTCAGTAAATCTGTTCCCATTATTGATAACTATTGACATTCATACAAAGGAAGACGCGATGCACAAGTTCTTGCGCAAAAATGTGTCCATGTGCTTACATCCTTCGATTGGatcaaacatgtttttcttaatttaatggTTAGATCGAACAAGTTTTTCAACAACAAGACTTCACTAGCTAGGCTGGCCAAAAGGTTCCACTACAATTAAGAGAGCCACACTATATTTGAAGGTTGCAATGGAGTGTTGCCATTAAGCAAGGAAGCACCAAGTGAACACAATAGTGAAATAGATGCACACGAATTTGATGGTTAGATAATCaaaagttaaaatatatatatatatagggacaGGTTTTGGTAGCTTGAGAACAAACATCGTAGCTATACTAGCTCAATCAGGTTTCTACATTAACATTGCCCTTCGGCTAGCATTAAGAACTTGTATACGAAGGAAATGAGTTGCATAAGTAACATGATTAATAAGCTCATAGTATACAAGCTGCTACATGCATGTCGCCGTAACCAAGATATTGCATGTAGCAATTTATATTGCATGACCAAATACCCTCATAGAAGCCACTTGTCATGAAATTAGATCTGCGTAGAAAAATAGAGTCCAACTTACAAGAAAAGTAGCATAAGAAACCGTTCACTTCTAATCAACTAGGTGTTCAATACCATTAACGGTAATAAAAGAATGTAGTAGCGGAAGACACCACATGAGTGCACACAAGCAATTTTACAATGTACTTGATAATTTAGTTTCACATTtcagttttcataataaaaaactcgaaaaaagaaaaatatcccAGCACACACTAGTCCAATCGAGGGCTGGTCAAACGTGCATAGAAAGATCCAAGATTTGCCGTAGTTGAGACTTCAAAATTCAGCAAATCAtgtaatatttaaaaaagattttttttttcattcaaaaagcAGCAGCATCTTCCAAAACTTTTCTTTGCTCCTtttattatatgaaaaaaaaaggtagcgTGGATCTTAATTTAGTTGGTGTTGAATGTACTTCAACAAGGCCGtcataaaaattatgaaagccACACATATAAAAGGATTCGCTCATGTTCAGGTCTAAAAATTTTCTGTCAAACGAATCTAATGCATTGCACGCTTGTGAGTAAATAAAGCATAAAGAGCACATTCGATGGCTCCAAAggaacaatatatatatatacacacacaaaacagAGAGCGAGATGGTGTGTAAAACACAAATATATGAAACAACTGTAAAAAGCCAAAAAACTTAGatggttttgaaaaagaatgtaAAATTCTTAAGGCTTGAATTACACGAGCAGTTCCAGATAGTTGATGTCTAATTCGCCAAGAACTCTCCCTGGGCCCATGGGAAGAGGGACATACTTCTTACAGAAACTGGACAGGTACATGCATATCTCATCTGCACTGTCAGAGTTTataaatgaaattcaaaagaacTGCCAAAAGTGATGGTTCTCTGGACGGATTAGTTGGTGGCAGGCTGGCAGCAAGATCGGCCATTCGATCTGCACAATTGGATGGCACTTATGTTGCAGTAGCTAAACCAGTAGCTCTATTTAGTGCCTCCCTCCATCCCAATTTCCACTTGTCCAACTCCTCCCCTAACCCTACGTTGTCCTTCACACGTATATATTAAgcctttttttccccttaaagTGAACTACGATCACCAAAGCTTATGAATGTTAAACCCTAAGCCTAATTTCCTTCGTACTTTTTCTTTAATCGTATTCAATCAGTACACGGCCTTGTCGAGCTCCATCTTTTTATAGTTTACTTGGTTAACCACTCCCCAACTGGAAAGATTTTCTAGcagcaagagaaaaaaagaaaaaagtgaatgaATTTCAGTTTCTCCGGTTAATAGAAAATTACTCACTAGCACAAGTGCACACGTAATTGAAATTCAAGTAATATCACGTTTGATAATGGAAGAACGGGATGTTTTTTCTCCTGAAATGCTATTAAATAAACCTAGATTTAGAAGATGTAAAGGATATGATCATCCTGTCATTCCTCCTCAGTCGCAGCAGAGGCTATCAGGCTGCCCATCCAAGTGGCTGGCAGCATGCTTGTTTGCTCGTGCACTGGAAATTAGGAAGCTGGTTACACAGACAAGGTCGTGTATGAAATTTTCGTGTGCCAACTTAATCATGATGAAAAATGCCCCtgatttatagaaaaaaaaaattgtacagaCAAAAAGCagaaccaaaaaacaaaaagattttGAGATTAGATAAAGCCGGAACTTGTAACGCATTGCTAGTTTAAGAGCTTTACATCAGAAAAGCAagtttgtttgtgtgtgtttgtcTGGGTGAGCCAGCGTTTGCTTCACTCCATGTTACTTttcaaccaaaaagaaagaCTGATGAAGGCAGATTTAATAAGAATGCAGCTGCAGAAAGTGAAGACTGAAGGGCACAGGCACAACAAACATTTGCTGCTGAAGGAATTGTGTAAGTCATGCATTATTTGCCAACAAAGTACAATACCATCACACACTCACAGGGCAACAACCTCGAATTATAGGAAAACAATTATTGGCACACCATAGAAAACGCAATGAATGAAAAAGTCTtaagatgaaaggaaaaaaagtaaccattaaataaaaataattaatgacGTCCAGGCCCCTGCGGATTCAAATGGATGGTTGAAAAGTTAAATGACTGAAATACCCGGAACTCAAAAAGGATAAATAAAAAAGCTGGAGGCTATATTGGAAACCGAAAATTACAATTCACTTTTTGgagaaagaatatatatatatatcataaaacaTACCAAGAAGTACATATTATCTACTTCGTTGGCCTCACGAGTCTCCCTTGCAACTGGAATCGTATGGTGTAGTCCTCTTATGTTAAAGAATAGGGATCTTATGGAGGTACATCTTTTAGTCGTTTAGAACTAGAAGGAGAAACTAGTTtatactaaaagaaaaaatctccaGCTTGAATATCCCCAAATTGGGAGTTGAATAAGCAGATTTTGTTTCCGTTTCACTTCTTTCCGGCTTGGTGGTGGGGCACGGCACTTGATGAAGCACAATTAAAAGCATTGGGCGCCGGAGACAGACGTGGGCACTTAATATTTTGCATACTAATATTTACGGAAAATTTTCTATGGTGCtctttaaaattataattagtattttttaaccaaaattttttactCCGCCCTTGATTGAATGTCTTTCCCATGGTTTGGTCTAGTTACGCTTTCAACCATTAAATGCAATTATTAAAATATACGTAGATTTCCTTAATTTTCCTTCAGCAAGGGCTGAATAAACCTCCACAGAATAAACCTCCACAGTGACAGGCCACATGATCATAGCCATCAAATTCAAAGTAATTAATTTCTCCTTGGTCCATGGTGGTGATATTGATCTCTATATGACATACAGTGGCTTGCAAGTGTCTTGTTCGTCAATTAATGCACATTTAATGCTGTTGAACATTAATAAGTGAAGCCTATCGAACTTTAGCTAGCTGTGGTACCATTTCAAAGGCGCAGATtttactttagaaaaaaaaaatatctaagcTAGGATTTTCTCTACTCGACTAACTAGGGAGCATCTTTCAATATATATGGAAATAGACCCTTCAATTGACATAGCATCTAAGCAGGTAAGTGGCGGACTGTGTTCTCTGCATTAATTATGGGTCATCTCAGACTTACAAAAAGTGGAGTATACATCAAGGCTCGAGTGAGTTTGTTGGACCCTTGGAAGGTGGAAATCTATCTGTTTTGGCCTGATTCCCACAGGCATTGTGCATCATGCTCATAGCTCTCCACAATAGCATTTATAAACTCATGTGCCGAAGCAAATTCATCTCGTCTATTAGGGAGCGTTTGACAGACAGGAAAGTTCCTGTAGCATCAGAGAgaagatccaaattttaaagAATTTCCGGTCCCCATCAAACGTaggataaaaaaatttactgttGATGGGTATTTCAGAAacatttttccagaaatttcgTCCCACCCCAAGGGGTCGAACCAAGTTTCCGGGATCAAAAAAATGCTTGTTAGGTCTATTGCAAAGAAGACCCTTCTTCCTCCTGCCGCGTTACCCCACTGTTCCTTCCTGCTGCTGTGCAGCTTCGTCAGAGCTGCCGACCTTGACCTCTTTGGTGATCACCCCCAAACCTGCGGGTTGTGCTCCCTGTTGCAGCAGTCGAAGGTGAAGGTCGTCCCCAAACCTGCTTTAGGCGcgtaagagaaaaaaaggtgtTGGAGCTGTGGTCCCTCTTCTGCTAGATGTTCTTTGCTTAGGGAATGTGGAATCCCTCTTCACTAGTTGTTGCTGTGTTCCAGCAAGGGTTGCCGCCTGCAGCCCTTTCCACTCTAGCTGTGTTACCAATGacgtttctcattttttgtcatgtacaattttgtttgtttcttcctgTTGCCAAAGGAAGTTTTGTCCTTCACATCTTAAACGCAGAGCTGCCATTTGTTTTAATTCTACTGAGATTTGGAATGAGGAAATGAACGATACCGATTGCAAATTAAAATTGTCAGGCTTTCACATGAGTAGTTCTCAAGAAAAGAGAAGACCACatctaaagaaaagttgaaaacaGTAGTTCTGCGAAGAGAGTAAAAGATTTGGCTTTGTAGTGAAGCTTCTTTCAGAAGGAGAGTCCCTTCAAAACCAAAGCAAAATCTTAGTTATGATTGTTATCTCACTTCCCATGCCTTCCCATGccatcaaactaagaaacatgtttcaagaaaatttgtttcttagTTATCACACACCAGCAAAATGAGAATGaagcaaaattttcaattct contains these protein-coding regions:
- the LOC116254853 gene encoding anthocyanidin-3-O-glucoside rhamnosyltransferase-like, which encodes MKGVSQPFHAVMLPWLGFGHICPFIQLSNLLVEHGITVTFLSPPTLVPKIRPSLHPSIPIVSYDLPPITGLPLGVESTASALSMRLLLMEALDASEPQISNILCKLSPEVIIFDFVYHWIPPLACSLGIKPVLYYIAAAISAMPMKIFTVLHPRKLALTVSERLPVRFVSAITSLKPYEARDLLQNLRKHHNSGMSPCSRMLAVMALSSAIIIKSAMEIEDTYIKFFSSLTGKQVLPCGALMSKSPRGELEERWQQWLNKFPVGSVVFCSFGSEVCFTNEQILELIAGLEMSGAPFLAVLNFTASGEHAAKQEIVGERMGGKGMVHAGWVQQQHILRHPSVGVHISHGGLSTMMEGVAGGCQTVLIQQTADQFMNAKLMVKRLKAGVAVKRRSKDGWFTREAVCEALRMVTENDGEKTKKIRANNAKLREFLLNESVQQEYIRTVIGKLQELVLSQSC